In the Actinomycetota bacterium genome, TCGGAAACCATGCGCCCGATGAAGCCGTTCATCGAAGCCGGCTTGCCGGTGCTTTCGGTTGCCTACCGAAACGACCCCGGTCAGCCCAGGGACCCGAGCGGCTACTACCGCTTCGGGTTCACCGAGTGGGAGGACCTCGAAGGCGCCGTCCGCTACGCGAAGGACCACGGCGCGGCCGGCGTCACGTTGTTCGGCATGTCGACCGGCGGAGCGATCGCAGTTTCGTTCATGGAGGAGTCGGAGCTGGCTTCCGAGGTGAAGGGCCTCGGGTTCGACAGCCCGAACCTCGATTTCGGCGCGGCCATCAGCCAGGAGGCGTCGGAGCGGACCCTGCCCGGCCTCGGCCTGCCTATACCGAAGAGCCTGGTCGGCGCGGCGAAGGCCATAGCTGAGCTCCGCTACGACATCGAGTTCGACGACCTGGACTACATTTCCGAGGCCGGCGAGCTGGAGGTGCCGATGCTGGTCCTGCACGGAATCGCCGACAAGACCATCCCGGTGCAGGTCACCCGCCGGCTCGCCGAGACGGCGGGCCCCAACCTGCGTGTGGTGGAGTTCTCGGAGGCGGGGCACGTGCGGTCGTGGAACGTCGACCCGGCCCGCTACGAGCAGGAGATCTCGCGGTTCATCTCAACAGCTACGGGCTGAAGACAACAAAAAGGGCGCCTGCCGGCGCCCCTCCTGCTGCTTCACCCGGTCAGCCCCGGCTGGTCTTCAGGATGTTGAAGTAGGCGCCGGTGGCGTCCAGGATTGCGGCGAACCGGCCCGGGGGGATGTCGACCGGGCCCATCAGGACCTTTCCACCCAGCTCGGTGGCCTTGGCGGCGACCGCGTCGGTGTCGTCCACTGCGAAGTAGACGGCCCAGTGCGCCGGGACGTCGGCGGGCATCATCGGGGGCTTGGCCATCATGCCGGCGACGACCTTGTCGCCCAGCTTGAACTCGTTGTAGCCCCCGGGCCCCTCCGCCGGGCCGTGGCTCTGGGCGGTCCAGCCGAAGACTGCGGAGTAGAACTTGGAGGAGGCCTCCACGTCGGTGGTCACCAGCTCGTACCAGGAGACGGTCCCCGGTGCGTTGCGGGCCTGGGCGCCCTTGTGCGTGCCCGGCTGCCAGACGCCGAAGGCGGCCCCGGTGGGGTCGAAGAAGAAGCCCATCGTGCCGTACTCGGCGATCACCAGGGGCTCGAACAGGGACCGGCCGCCGCTCTCCTCGACCAGCTTGACGATGGCGTTGGCGTCGTCGACGCAGATGTAGGAGGACCAGACCGGCGGCACCCCCGGCGACATCTGGGGGGTGATTCCGGCGACGAGCTTTCCGTCGAGGTAGCAGTTGCGGTAGCCGCCCATGTTCGGGTCGCCCTCTTCGCACTCCCACCCGAACAGCGCCGAGTAGAACTCAACCGCCTTGGCGTCGTGGTCCGATCCGTGGTCGTGCCAAATGGGCTCTCCGTGCTGGTAGGTGATCTCGTCGCTCATGTACTTCCTCCTGGGGCTTGCTGTCTGATGGGTTATCGAGGCGGATCTGAAAATCGAAAGTTAGCCGGCGCCTCTGACGTAGATCAGCGAGGCCGAAGGCACATCCTCCATCAGCTGGCGGGCGAGCTCACTTTCGTAGGTGGTCACAACGACCTGGCGCAGGCCCCCGGTGTCGGACGCCCGGGCCAGCGTGCCGGCCACCACGCGCCTGAGGCGGGGGTCGAGGTGCTCCAGCGGCTCGTCGAGCCATACGAACGGGGCGTTGGTCGAGGCGCCGGTGATCAAAAGGCGGGTGAGGAGCAGGGCCCACACCTTCTCGCCACCGCTCAGCGACCGGAAGGGCAGCACCCGGGAGCCGATCTGGCGGGTCACCTCGCCCTGGGGGCTGAGGCGCAGGCCCTCGGCCCCGAAGATCATCTTCCAGCGCCGGCCGACCTCGGCGACCAGAGGCTCGATCTGCTCCTTGGTGATCGCGTCGGCGGTGGCACGGAAGGCGTCCGCGGCGGCTCGGCCGACGGCCTCCTGCCGAATGAGGGCCAGGATCTCGGCGGTCTGCCTCTCGGCCTCCGCGAGGTCCCCGATGCGGGCCTCGGTCACCCTCCGGCCGGCGGCCAGCTCGGCCATGAGCTGGTCCAGCTCCTGGACCCGGGTTCTCGCCTCCTCGTAGGCGGTTCGGGCGGGCTCCAGCTCCTCCGGGCTGATCTCATCGCCCGGAGGAATGTTGGGAGCGGCCAGCGATCGAACCTCGGAGAGAACCTCCCGGAGCGACTCGAGCTCGGCCCGGCGGCTGGTCACCACCTGTTCGGCGGCTGCCGAGCGTTCCCGTAGGTCGGTCAGGCGGTCGTTGTGCTGCTGGAGGGCGGTGTCGGAGTCGTGCTCGCTCAGGGGCCGAAGGCAGGTCGGGCACACCGCGCCGGCCCCCTTCAGCTGGGTCTGGGCCTCCTCGATCATGCTCAGCTGGGCCCGGGCGGCGGCCAGATCGGCGGCCGCGGTGGAAAGCTGCTCGTTCAGTTCCTGCTCCGCGCGTTCCAGCTCGTCGGGCACGTCGGCGGCGGCTATCTTGCCCGGGAGGAACGAGCCGGCCCGGGAGGCCAGATCGTCGAGGCGGTCCCGGCGCTCCTGCTGGGCGGCGCGGTAGCGATCCCACTCCTCGGCCAGCCGGCGCTGCTCCTCGGCCGCCGCCTGGGCTTCCAGCGCATCGCTGCGGTCGACGGCGGTGGAGACCAGCTGTTCGTCGACCCAGGTCACGGCAGCCATCAGCTTCTCGGTCTCCGCCTTGTCGGTCTTCTGGCCGGCCTTGAGCTTCCGGGCGGCCGCAGCGGCCTCGCTCACCAGCTTGTCGGCGGCGGCGGCCGCGTCGAGGAGGGGGGTGACCCCGAAGACGCTTGCCAGGTGCTCCCGCAGCTGGAACTCGCCGTTGGCGCTCTCGAGCGACCCCCCGTGGGCCAGGAACGTCAGGCGGGCCAGAACCAGCGGGTCGCCGCCGAGCTCGTCCGCCATGAGCGAGCGCAGCTCGGCCTGGTCGGTGATGACCCGTTCGCCCAAAGTGGCTTCCAGCTTCGACTGGCCCTTGCGGTTCACCGTTCGGGAGATCGTGATGTTGCCCGACTCGGGGAGCCGCAGGACCACCTCGACGGACGCGCTCTCGGAGTCGCCCCGGATCTCCTCGGCGGCGTTGACGGACGAGGCGTCGCCGAAGACGCCCCAGGCGGCCGCCAGGATCAGTGAGGTCTTGCCGACGCCGTTCGACGCGACGATGAACGTCGTCCCCGGGCCGAGCTCCAGGTCCAGCTCCCCGTAGGCCCGCCAGTTGCGGAGCCGGAGGTGGAGGATCACGGCGCGCCGGCCAGCGTTCTCAACTGGGCCGCCACCTCCTCCGCGGTGTTCCGGCCCTCGTAGAGCGAGATGGCCATCTGTGCCAGGGCTCCCGCCTCGGCCTCGCCCAGGGCGCTGAGGACCTCCTTCTTCGGGTACCGGGCCCGGACGCCGAGGGCCTTCTGGATGCCGACCGCCCCGTTGGCCGCCTCGGCCGCCAGGGCCGACACGTCGAGCGCGTGGGCGCTCCCGGTTTCAAACCGGGGCAGGGCCTCCCAGGCCGGGATCAGTTCCCGGATGTAGGACGAGAGGGCTTCGCCCACCGCCTGGATCGGGCGGCGGTACCGGCGCGGGGTGACCCCGCCCGCAGGGACCTCGATTACCGGCGCACAGTCCTGCGGTTCGAGCAGCAGGCAGTTCAGGTCGCCGCAGACCAGGCAGATCGCTGCGGTCTCCGAGAATGCCCGGAAGACCCGGTCCAGGCTGACCAGGTGCGAGGTGTCCTTCTCCAGCTCGGTGGCCGCCGGTACGTCGATGCGCCAGACCCTCACCCTTCCGCCGGTGGTGCCGACCGTCCAGCTCGCAGCCACCGGCAGGCCCGGAAGAGAGAACCCGGCGGGGGCGCCGTCGACGTCGACCGGAGTGCCGGCGGGCAGCCACGCATCCAGCTCGTAGAGCAGTTCCCGGTCGGGTTCGGCGGAGGCCGTCTGGAGGAGCTGCGCGGCCGAACGCCCGGGGCTCGGCCCCGCCGAGGTTGTGTCGTCCGGGTAGGCGGTCCGGAGAGCGATGCCTTCGGTCTGGTCCAGCATCGCTAGGATCTCGTCCACCTGGCTGCGGACCTCCGGTGAGAGGTCGCCGAAGTCCGGCGGCCTGCCGCCGAGCTCGGAGTACTCGAGCCACCGGGCGACGGCGTCCTGAACCTGGTCTTCTGCTTCGCTCATCGTCCCCGCCCTTCGGCCTGCTGGGGCACCAGCTTCGACAGCTGGTCGTCCTCCAGCGCCCTCAGCGAGTTGTGGATCTTGACCACCGCTCCGGCCAGGATCTGGCCGACCCTCTGGCCCGACAGGGGAGGGTCCAGCTCCCGTCCGACGGCAGCCCCGCTCTTGCGGTCCACCCGCACGGCTAGGAACACCATCTTCTCGACCTTGGTGAGTGAGTACTCGATGGCCTGGGTGATGCCCGCCAGGCGCTCGGCGTCGAAGAACTCGGCTTCGGCGCTGGCCGTGCTGGCTTCGAGGGGGACCAGGCGCATCTCGTTGCCCTCGTCGTCGGGGCGGGTTGCGTCGAGGGACGGGCCAAGACGCCGGACCTCGGCCCGCTTGAGAGCGTCGATCGCCTTGTTGCGGGCAACCCGGCAGGCGAAAACCGGGAACGGCCCGGCGCACTGGAATCCGTTCGCCGCCATTGAGGTCCACGCTTCATCGACCACGCTCCAAGGGTCCGTTCCGGCGACGACCTCACGATCTCCCCTCCAGACACGCTGAACCGAGGCCCACATTAGGCGCCTCAGTCTGTCGTACTCCGTCCGGTCCACCCCTTCGGGCAGGCTAAGGCCGTCGTGCAATCAATTCACCTTTGTCGAAGGTATCGAGTGGCCGGGAGCAATCGAAAGCCGGCTCGCACTTTCGATTTTCGCCGCAATCTCGATTAGCTCATTGAAGACTCCCCGAACTGGAGCCGAACGACAAGCCCGGGGGCCAGGTTCGGGGAGCGAAGTTTCCTAAAGATTGCAGGCCGGCAGGCCTCTCTGGGGATGTGTCCGGTCGCCCAAACAAAATGGGCGACCGCCACATCATTGAACCGCCAACTCCCGACGCACCGCCAGGGCGATGCCCACCCCGCTCGCCACCATGAGCACCGAGCCGAGGGTCTGGGCCTGGCCGATGATGAAACCGGCGATCCCTATCAGCGGCCCCGCGAGTGCGAGCCCGGCCGCAGCCCAGCGGGGAAGCGTCTCCACCGCAGCGGCGGCTATGCCCAACAGCACGAACCCCAGCGAGAACAGCAGCACGCCTGCCCCGGCGATCCCGAAGACAGGAGCCGAGTAGACGCTGTTGTAGAGGTCCTCGGCGGTGGCGTTGCCCGCAAGGAATGCGTTACCCAGTGCCGGCTGGGCACCGGCGGCGATGCCGAAGAGCGCTACGACGAAGACACTGCCTATCACCGCAAGCGTGAAGCCGGCGACGGCCAGCCCCGACCGTCGCGTACCTGCCAGGTAGGCGGTGAGTGCCACGAGCCCCAGGATCCCCACCGCCGTGCCGAAGATGCTGCCGAAGATGTGGCTGATCAGAAACACGTCGGTGGTGACGTACTCACTCCAGCTCTCGAACTCGGTTTGGGGGTCCGGCTGGTGGGTCAGGGTGGCCAGGAAGGTCAGGACGCCGTACACGGGCAGAAGCCACAGGCCGGCCCGGACCCAGGATTTCGTGTTCTCCACCGGCATCCCTTCCAAGTAGGCGGTAGCCGGGAAATCCTACTCTCGAAGGCTTCGAAGGACTACATGCAGGCCAGGGCCCAGTCGTCATTTGGCGCCCCGTCGGGGCGTGCACAGCCGGCGGTGGCGGGTCCGAGCTCGGCGTCGCCCGCAGGGGCGGCTGCCGAAATCCGGGTGGCCTGCACCCAGTCGAAGCGATCGGACCCGAATCCGGCGTAGATGACCTTGCCGGTCTGCGGGTCCTCGACGGTGCAGGCCCGGTAGTTCGTGGACGACTCGAAGGTCCCCTGGTAGGTCTGCGAACAGACGGAGTCGCTGGTGGCGGGGAAGGAGCTGGTGACGTCGACCGAGTAGACGGGTTGCCCGACGATCTGCATGACCAGGCTGCTCGACACCAAGGTCCAGATCACCAGTATCTTGCGCTTCACCGTCGACCCCCAAGTCGTTTTTGCGCTTACAGCATGAACCCCGAAGGGTCCCGCCAAACAGAGCCGAACGGACTGTGTTCTTTGGGACAAATGGTCCCTTTTAGGCGCTACTCCTCGGCCGTGCCCATCTGCCGGGCTCGGTTCAGGTAAACCCCCGCCTCCGCCCGGCGGCTGACGTCGAGCTTTTTGAGGATCGACGAGACGTAGTTCTTGACCGTCTTTTCGGAGAGGTGGACCCGGTCCGCTATCTGCCGGTTCGTGAAGCCCTCGGCGATGCTTTCAAGGATGCGGTCCTCGGTAGGTGTCAGGTGCGACAGCTTCGGGTCCTTGTTGCCGAAGTGGGCCGTCCGGATCTTGTCCAGGACCGCCATGGTCACCTGGGGATCCAATAGGGCGTTCCCGGCCCCGATGCTGCGAATGGAGCCGACCAGGTCTGCCGCGCTGGTTTGCTTGAGCAGGTAGCCGGCCGCGCCGGCCATGATCGAGCTGAACAGGGCCGTGTCGTCGGAGTAGGAGGTCAGCATGATGACCCGGCTGTCCGGGCTTTCGTTGCGCAGGTCCCTGCACGCGTCGATACCGCTTCCGTCGGGCATCCGCACGTCCATGATCACCACGTCGGGCTTGTGCAACCGTGCCTTCGAGACCGCCTCAGCGCGGCTGGATGCTTCCGCGACCACCTTCAGATCGGGCTCGGCGTCGATGAAGCCTTTCAATCCCATCCGGACGACATCGTGGTCGTCGACGATCATCACGCGGAGTGTTTCCACACCGGGAATTGTACTCCTGGGGATTGTTTAGGACCCTAACGATTCAGGCCGAACGGCCCCTCAAAAAGGGGACTACCCGAGACTCTTTCGGGACTACATCCCGCCCACTCTGGGACAAGAGCCTAGGGAGGTTGGGATGAACGGAAGTTTCAGTGGTCGCAGGTCTGTCGGTGCTCTTGTCAAGTCGAAAAGTGGATCAAGGCGCAGGTGGTCCTCGACCGTGGCGGCGTTTGTGGCGCTGGCGGTGCCCGGTCTCTTCTTTGCGGTTCCCGCCGGAGCCATCGGCAGCTCGACGTTCGCCGGCACCGACGGAACCCTGGACGCAGCCGCGGCGGGCCTAGTTGTCCAAAACGACACTCCCAGCGGCAGCGGGGACAACTCGTTCGCCGAAGGGGTACACGAGGACACCGCGGTTCCCCCGGTGGAGACCGGGGGAGTCCCCGACAAAGCCGACCTACAGAACTTCCACCTCGCCGTTGAGAAGGCAGGCGGCCACGACTACCTGTATCTCAGCTGGGAGCGCAAGCCGGACCAGGGCGGAGCCACGGACATGGACTTCGAGTTCAACCAGTCCGGCACGCTCAGCGCCAACGGCGTCACCCCGGTCAGAACCGTGAACGACCTGTTGATCACCTACGCCATCGCCAACGGCGGAACCACCGTCGAGATGGCCTACCGTCTGTGGGAGGGCAGCGACTGGAGCTCCGAGCACCTGCTGGGGGCCTTCGCGGAGGGCTCGTTCAACACCGATGCGAACGGCGACCACTACTTCGGAGAAGCGGTCATCGACCTTACGGCCAGCGGCCTGTTTCCGGCCGGGCAGTGCGTGAACTTCGGCTCTGCGTACCTGAAGAGCCGGTCATCTCACTCGTTCGAGTCGAAGATGAAGGACTTCATCGCCCCCGTACCCGTCTTTGTGAGCAACTGCGGCAGGGTCGTCGTCCACAAGGACACGGTGCCCAACGCCTCGACGGACTTCAGCTTCACCACCACCGGGACCGGGCTTTCTTCGTTCTCCCTGGACGACGACGGCGACGGCACCCTCTCCAACACAAAAAGCTTCGTTAACCTGCTGCCCGGCAGCTACTCGGTAACCGAGACCGCCGCGGCAGGATACGATCTCACGTCCCTTAGCTGTACCGCCTCGGCTGGGTCGAGTGGGACCCGCGATGGCGCCACCAGCAAGGTGGACATCCAGATCACGGCAGGATCGGTTGTCGACTGCACCTACGTCAACACCGCACAGCCCGCACACCTGAATGTCATCAAGCACGTGGTCAACGACAACGGAGGCGATGCGGCAGCGTCCGCTTTCGCTATTGAAGTTGATGCCGGCGGCGCAACTCCGTCGTCTTTCCAGGGCCAGGAATCACCGGGAACTTCGGTCACCCTTGACGCCGGATCCTTCTCGGTCACCGAGACCGAGGTGAGCGGCTACGCCCCGACCTACGACGGGTGCTCCGGCACCATCGGCCGGGGTGAGACCAGGACCTGCACCATCACCAACGACGACCAGCCCCCTGGCCTCAACGTCGTCAAGAACGTCGTCAACGACGACGGCGGCACGAAATCCGCAAGCCAGTTCACCATCAACGTCACCGGCAGCTCGCCCGTCCCCGCCTCCTTCCCCGGAGACGCAGGCGGAACCGAAGTCGCCGTCAACTCCGGCGCCTACTCGGTTACCGAAACCGCGGACCCCGGCTACCTGACCACCTACTCGCCCGGCTGCTCGGGCAGCATCGCGGTCGGGCAGACCAGGACCTGCGTCGTGACCAACAACGACATCGAGCCGAAGCTCACCGTGGTCAAGAACGTGATCAACGACAACGGCGGCACCAAGACCCCGGCCGACTTCGACATTGAAGTCACCGCCCCAGGGGAGGACCCGGACCCGTTCCCCGGCAGCGCCGCGGGAACCGAGATCGGGATCTCCGCCGGCGCCTACTCGGTGACCGAGGGTTCCCATGTCGGCTACTCCGTCGGCTACTCCGAGGACTGTGAAGGATCCATCGCCGTCGGGCAGACCAGGACCTGCATCGTGACCAACGACGACATCCAGCCCATGCTGATCGTGAAGAAGGAGGTAGTGAACGACGACGGCGGCACCCTGGTGCCGGGTGACTTCAGCCTGAACGTCACCGGATCGTCCCCTATCCCGCCTTCCATCCCCGGCTCGGAAGAAGGGACCGAGGTCGCCATTAACGCCGGAACCTACTCGGTGGCCGAGACAGCGGTCGACGGTTACGCCGCCAAATACTCGGACGGTTGCAGCGGAACCATCACGGTCGGCCAGACCAGGACCTGCCTGGTCATCAACGACGACGCGGCCCCCGGACTCACCGTTGTCAAGCACGTGGTCAACGACAACGGAGGCACGCGCGAGGCCGAAGACTTCGACATCGAGGTCACCGGCAGCTCGGTAGACCCGGCGGAGTTCCCCGGCGATGAGGCCGGAACCGAGGTCTCCTTGATGGCCGGAACCTACTCGGTCAGCGAGACCGAGAATGAAGGCTACGCAGCCACCTACTCGGCAGACTGCACCGGAACCGTCGGCCTGGGCCAGTCCAAGGTATGCACCATTACCAACGACGACATCCAGCCCAAGCTCACCGTCATCAAGACGGTGGAAAACGACAACGGCGGCACTCTGGAAGCGGGCGACTTCACCCTGGCAGTCGAGGGAGAGTCCGCGGTCCCCGCCAGCTTCCCCGGTTCCCAGGTGGGCACCGAGGTTGCGCTCAACGCAGGCTCCTACAGCGTCACCGAGCTAGAGGTCGACGGCTACGCCGGCACCTTCTCCGAGGGTTGCTCGGGGGTGCTGGCGGTAGGCGAGACCGCCACCTGCACTGTGACCAACACCGATCTGCCCGCCGGGCTGACCGTGATCAAACGAGTGATCAACGACGACGGCGGCAGAAGGACTGCCTCCGATTTCCGGATTTCCGTGGATTCCACGGGAACCGACCCGGAGCCCTTCCAGGGCAGTGAGACCGGGACCCTGGTGCAGATCGACGCCGGCGCCTACGAGGTCAGTGAGGAGGAGGTTCGAGGCTACGCAGGCACCCTCTCCGAAGATTGCGAGGGCACAATGGCGCTCGGTGAGGCAAAGGTGTGCACCATCACCAACAACGACATTGCAGCGGAGGTACGCGGGGTGGTCATCGCGAACACCCAGCAGATTCCTAACCAGGCATCGCCTCCCACCCCGGAACCTCCGGCGGAGTTCGTCGAGGTCCTGGGAGTCACCCTTCCACAGACCGGGCTGAACATCGCCATGGGCCTGACGGTGGCGCTGATTCTGCTGGCAGGGGGTTCTGCCCTCGTGTGGTTCAGCCGCAAGACCCTGGGCACCAACGCCAAGGTCCGGTAGGCGAAGAAGCACTCGGGGATCCGGTCAGGGGCATAGCCGGCCGGATCCCCGGTGTTCAACAAGTTTCCACCGCACCGCTTCTGTACCTCCTGCGACGGCTCTAGCGGGACGGACGACAGGAGCGGGGCGGTGGTCTCTACTTTCAGATACCGAGGTCGAACGGGAAATCGGTCACGGGCCCGGCCGCCACGACCGAAGCGGGAGCGGCGACTTTCTGGGCGGCCACCACAACCGGGCGGGGAGCTGCAGCTGCGGGGGCCTGTACCGCAGGTGCTGCAGCCGACAGCGCTGCAACGGGGGTGGCCGAGCAGCCCTTCAGGAATCGCTGGGTCACGTAGATCATTCCGTCCGGCGCGATCTCCACGCCGACACCGAGTTCGTCGAAGTCACCAAGGATGTTCGCACGGTGGGTCGGGGAGTTCATCAGAGCGGCGTGGATCGCATCAATCGAAAAGCCCCGGCCGACGTTCTCGCCCACCCGCTTCCAGCACCCGATCGAGGCCGCTTCGCCGGAGAGGTTGGGGTCGTGAAAGATCGAGTGTGTGACGCTCATCTGCTCGGAGTGATCCCTGGCAGGCTCCAGCCAGCGGCCGCTTTCCGAGAGGGAACCGAGGCCCGCCTGGCTCCGGCTGGCGTTGGTCATGGAGAGAAACTGGCTCTCAGCCGAGGCCTCTTCACCCGTTCGGGGTTGGGCTGCTGCGGCAGGGGTGCCGGAGATGAGGAGGAAGGTCAGGGCTGCGGCCGCAGCTAGGCGCAGAAGCATCTGGGGACGGCGAACGGAAAGACCAACTAAATCCAAGGATTGACTCCGGACTTTTAGATTGATTATTGAGTTGGCTCGCCCCTTAGATCGGCAGAGTCCCCGAACTCTTAAGTACTTTCGGCCACCGGAAGTGGTGTGCGGCTACGAACAGTGATTCCCAAAGCATGCCCGTAACGGCTTGAGGCCGGGACTTACTCACTTCTTGGACGTCGTTTGAACGCATGTCCGGCTACGCTTGACGGCGCCGGCCGGACGCGAGCAAGGAGGGTGAATGGTCGACTTCGTTTCCCGGGGTTTCGGGGGCGGCCGCCGGGCGCCGGCCCACCTGGCCCGCCGCCTGCCGCCGGGGCAGTACTACGAGAAGGGCTTTCCGGTCCTCTCCGCCGGGCCTACGCCGAAGGTCGCCCTGGAAACGTGGCGCTTCACCATCGAGGGCAAGGTCGCGAGTTCCCGTGAGTGGTCCTGGGACCAGGTCCGGGCGATGGAGTTCGAGAACATCCAGTGCGACATTCACTGCGTGACCAAGTGGTCGAAGCTGGACACGAGCTTCGGCGGCGTGTCGCTCGACGCCTTCTGGGACGAGGTCCAGCCGGAGGGCGCATTCGCCATCGTCCGGTCGGCGGGCGGATACACAACCAACCTGCCGATGGAGGACCTGACCGGCCGCAAGGCGTGGCTGGTCTGGGAGCACGAGGGCGAGCCGCTCTCACCGCAACACGGAGGCCCGGTCCGGCTGCTCGTGCCGCACCTGTACCTGTGGAAGAGCGCCAAGTGGGTTTCCGGAATCCGGGTCCTGAAGGACGACTACCCGGGCTTTTGGGAGGCCAACGGCTACCACAACCGGGGCGACCCCTGGCGTGAGCAGCGGTATTGGAACGACTGAAGTCGCCCGGCTGGCAGATCGCGACGGTTATCTCCGTCAAGGAAGAGACCCCCAGCGTCCGGTCGTACCGCCTGAGCCTCCCCGAGTGGGTGCCACATCTGCCGGGGCAGCACTACGACGTCCGTCTGACCGCTTCCGACGGGTACCGGGCGCTGCGGTCCTACTCGGTGGCGTCGTCACCCCTCGACACCGGGGAGGTCGAGCTGACTATCGACCGCCTGCCGGAGGGGGAGGTCTCGGCTTATTTCCACGATGTGGTGGTCGAGGGGGATCAGGTGGAGATCCGAGGCCCATTTGCCTCCTACTTCGTGTGGAGGGGTGAGTCGCCGGCACTACTGGTAGGAGGAGGCTCGGGGGTGGTCCCGTTGATGTCGATGCTCCGGCACCGCCGGCGTACTGCGCCCGATCTGCCGATGAGGCTGGTCTACTCGGTGAGAACCGGGGACGACGTGATCTTTGCCGGTGAACTGGGCGACGAGACCACCTTGACTTTCAGCCGGTCGGCGCCCGAAGGGTGGACTGGCCGCACCGGGCGGATCGACGAAAAGATGGTCGCCGAAGCTGCCTTCGACTCGGGTTGGGCCTTCGTCTGCGGCTCAAACGGTTTTGTGGAGAGCGCCACGGACCTGCTGCTGGAGGCGGGGTACGAGCCGGACCGTATCAAGACCGAACGTTTTGGGCCGACGGGTCACTAGGCGACCTCGACCGCCTCTTCGCCCTCCGGCTTCGGGGCGAACTGGGTGTCGTACAACTCGGCGTAGCGTCCCTGGCGGGCCAGGAGGAACTCGTGTGTTCCCCGCTCGACCACTTTTCCGTCCTCGATCACCAGGATCAGGTCGGCGTTGCGGATGGTCGACAGCCGGTGGGCGATGACCAGTGCGGTCCTGCCCGCCAGCGCAGTCGCGAGAGCGGCCTGCACTGCCGCCTCGGACGTTGAGTCGAGATGGGCCGTCGCCTCGTCCAGGATCACGACCCGTGGCCGGGCGACTAGAAGACGGGCGATCGTAAGCCGCTGCCTCTCTCCGCCCGACAGGCGGTAACCCCGCTCGCCGATCATCGTGTCCAGCTTGTCCGGCAGCGCCTCGACCAGGTCGACCAGCCGGGCCTGGCGCAGGCACTCCCACAACTCATCCTCGGTGGCGTCGGGGCGGGCGAAGAGCAGGTTGCCCCGGATGGTGTCGTGGAACAGGTGCCCGTCCTGGGTCACCATGCCGAGCGTCTCGCGCAGCGACTTGAACGAGACGTCCCGCACGTCGATCCCGGCCAGGCGGATGGCGCCCTCGTCCACGTCGTAGAGGCGGGGGGCCAGGCTGGCGATGGTCGACTTGCCGGCCCCGGAGGACCCCACCAGGGCCACGATCTGTCCCGGCTCAACCCGGAAGGAGACGCCCTTCAGGATCTCCTCGCCGCCGCGAGTGTCCAAAACCGCCACCTCCTCCAGGGAGGCGAGCGAAACCTTGTCGGCCGACGGATAGGCGAAGCGCACGTCGTCGAACTCCAGTGAGACGGGGCCCTCGGGGATCTCGACCGCGTCGGGTTTCTCGGTGATCAGGGGCTTTACGTCCAGGACCTCGAAGACCCGCTCGAAGCTCACCATGGCGGACATCACGTC is a window encoding:
- a CDS encoding sulfite oxidase-like oxidoreductase, which produces MVDFVSRGFGGGRRAPAHLARRLPPGQYYEKGFPVLSAGPTPKVALETWRFTIEGKVASSREWSWDQVRAMEFENIQCDIHCVTKWSKLDTSFGGVSLDAFWDEVQPEGAFAIVRSAGGYTTNLPMEDLTGRKAWLVWEHEGEPLSPQHGGPVRLLVPHLYLWKSAKWVSGIRVLKDDYPGFWEANGYHNRGDPWREQRYWND
- a CDS encoding VOC family protein, with translation MSDEITYQHGEPIWHDHGSDHDAKAVEFYSALFGWECEEGDPNMGGYRNCYLDGKLVAGITPQMSPGVPPVWSSYICVDDANAIVKLVEESGGRSLFEPLVIAEYGTMGFFFDPTGAAFGVWQPGTHKGAQARNAPGTVSWYELVTTDVEASSKFYSAVFGWTAQSHGPAEGPGGYNEFKLGDKVVAGMMAKPPMMPADVPAHWAVYFAVDDTDAVAAKATELGGKVLMGPVDIPPGRFAAILDATGAYFNILKTSRG
- a CDS encoding AAA family ATPase: MILHLRLRNWRAYGELDLELGPGTTFIVASNGVGKTSLILAAAWGVFGDASSVNAAEEIRGDSESASVEVVLRLPESGNITISRTVNRKGQSKLEATLGERVITDQAELRSLMADELGGDPLVLARLTFLAHGGSLESANGEFQLREHLASVFGVTPLLDAAAAADKLVSEAAAAARKLKAGQKTDKAETEKLMAAVTWVDEQLVSTAVDRSDALEAQAAAEEQRRLAEEWDRYRAAQQERRDRLDDLASRAGSFLPGKIAAADVPDELERAEQELNEQLSTAAADLAAARAQLSMIEEAQTQLKGAGAVCPTCLRPLSEHDSDTALQQHNDRLTDLRERSAAAEQVVTSRRAELESLREVLSEVRSLAAPNIPPGDEISPEELEPARTAYEEARTRVQELDQLMAELAAGRRVTEARIGDLAEAERQTAEILALIRQEAVGRAAADAFRATADAITKEQIEPLVAEVGRRWKMIFGAEGLRLSPQGEVTRQIGSRVLPFRSLSGGEKVWALLLTRLLITGASTNAPFVWLDEPLEHLDPRLRRVVAGTLARASDTGGLRQVVVTTYESELARQLMEDVPSASLIYVRGAG
- a CDS encoding peptidase, coding for SETMRPMKPFIEAGLPVLSVAYRNDPGQPRDPSGYYRFGFTEWEDLEGAVRYAKDHGAAGVTLFGMSTGGAIAVSFMEESELASEVKGLGFDSPNLDFGAAISQEASERTLPGLGLPIPKSLVGAAKAIAELRYDIEFDDLDYISEAGELEVPMLVLHGIADKTIPVQVTRRLAETAGPNLRVVEFSEAGHVRSWNVDPARYEQEISRFISTATG
- a CDS encoding ferredoxin reductase, producing MERLKSPGWQIATVISVKEETPSVRSYRLSLPEWVPHLPGQHYDVRLTASDGYRALRSYSVASSPLDTGEVELTIDRLPEGEVSAYFHDVVVEGDQVEIRGPFASYFVWRGESPALLVGGGSGVVPLMSMLRHRRRTAPDLPMRLVYSVRTGDDVIFAGELGDETTLTFSRSAPEGWTGRTGRIDEKMVAEAAFDSGWAFVCGSNGFVESATDLLLEAGYEPDRIKTERFGPTGH
- a CDS encoding response regulator transcription factor, with the protein product METLRVMIVDDHDVVRMGLKGFIDAEPDLKVVAEASSRAEAVSKARLHKPDVVIMDVRMPDGSGIDACRDLRNESPDSRVIMLTSYSDDTALFSSIMAGAAGYLLKQTSAADLVGSIRSIGAGNALLDPQVTMAVLDKIRTAHFGNKDPKLSHLTPTEDRILESIAEGFTNRQIADRVHLSEKTVKNYVSSILKKLDVSRRAEAGVYLNRARQMGTAEE
- a CDS encoding CAP domain-containing protein encodes the protein MLLRLAAAAALTFLLISGTPAAAAQPRTGEEASAESQFLSMTNASRSQAGLGSLSESGRWLEPARDHSEQMSVTHSIFHDPNLSGEAASIGCWKRVGENVGRGFSIDAIHAALMNSPTHRANILGDFDELGVGVEIAPDGMIYVTQRFLKGCSATPVAALSAAAPAVQAPAAAAPRPVVVAAQKVAAPASVVAAGPVTDFPFDLGI